The following proteins come from a genomic window of Thermoproteus sp.:
- a CDS encoding xanthine dehydrogenase family protein molybdopterin-binding subunit: MRELWEVVNGQVEYIDDIRLPGETYLFVLRSPYPHAVVKAIAPPKRGLLFLTSKELTAYMPARDVEGVRHVARMPVLAVDRVKFVGQPVAAVLVEDKYEGEDVLDEAYVDYEPLPSISTIEQALRGDVIVHEGAPDNISVEDVVKGGDLDAFNKAEVVVESEVRQSRVVPNPLEPKGCVAYFDGEVLHMYVSTQAPFRVRQDVAEALGLPPERISVKAPRNVGGGFGNKVPAYPEYVIAAYASMRLRRPVKWIETRREHLNNPTHGRDLYSKVQIYARRDGKIIGIRGSIIVNIGAYNFTINTRAARFIASLLMAPYEIEAVDLRAVGVYTNLPPTGPYRGGGRPEAALIQEFAVERLAEELGLDPFEVRVKNAAGDGFKTPTGWQLGPYGGRALLARAAEVYRDVTKRYPNAGVGVAFFAEHVRVVPGESCRIRIEGCKVRVGLGGIGPHGQAHRTAFQVLASRLLGISQEDVVVELADTEASPWGVGSFGSRSLSAGAGALYDAVQKLMAKTRELGLQWPRDICRAEGLEVVGEYKGQDAFGGGVHIAVVELDPDTLRPEVKYYYAVDNVGNILLEDEVRAQIEGGIAQGVSQVFFEEAKYDSEGNPAFMTIADTGFPTAEDLRIDPHIDYVVIPSPNPGGFLGVGETGTTGGLAAAYIAVYKAMRKLGLSPRHKTPAV; the protein is encoded by the coding sequence ATGAGGGAGCTCTGGGAGGTCGTCAACGGGCAAGTCGAATATATCGACGACATAAGGCTACCGGGAGAGACGTATCTGTTCGTGTTGAGGTCGCCGTACCCCCACGCCGTAGTTAAGGCCATCGCCCCGCCCAAGAGGGGCCTCCTGTTCCTTACCTCCAAAGAGCTCACGGCCTATATGCCGGCCAGAGACGTCGAGGGTGTGAGGCACGTCGCGAGGATGCCGGTCCTAGCCGTAGATAGGGTCAAGTTTGTAGGCCAGCCCGTGGCCGCAGTGTTAGTCGAGGACAAATACGAGGGGGAGGACGTGCTCGACGAGGCATATGTAGACTACGAGCCCCTGCCGTCTATCTCCACCATCGAGCAAGCGCTAAGGGGCGATGTGATAGTCCACGAGGGGGCTCCCGACAACATATCAGTCGAGGACGTGGTTAAGGGAGGAGACCTAGACGCCTTCAATAAGGCCGAGGTGGTCGTGGAGAGCGAAGTGCGGCAGTCCCGCGTGGTCCCCAACCCGCTGGAGCCCAAGGGTTGCGTGGCTTATTTCGACGGGGAGGTCCTACATATGTACGTGAGCACACAGGCGCCGTTTAGAGTCAGGCAGGACGTCGCCGAGGCTCTGGGCCTGCCTCCAGAACGCATATCGGTCAAGGCGCCTAGAAACGTCGGGGGAGGCTTCGGCAATAAGGTGCCCGCATATCCCGAGTACGTCATAGCGGCCTACGCCTCTATGCGCCTAAGGAGGCCCGTCAAGTGGATAGAGACAAGGAGGGAACACCTCAACAACCCGACCCACGGGCGCGACCTATACAGCAAGGTCCAGATATATGCGAGACGTGACGGAAAGATCATAGGCATAAGGGGCTCCATAATAGTGAACATAGGCGCCTACAACTTCACCATAAACACCCGGGCGGCTAGGTTCATAGCGAGCCTCTTGATGGCACCTTACGAAATCGAGGCGGTCGACTTGAGGGCAGTCGGAGTTTACACCAACTTACCGCCGACGGGCCCCTATAGAGGGGGCGGAAGGCCCGAGGCCGCGTTGATACAGGAGTTCGCGGTGGAGCGCCTGGCCGAAGAGCTCGGCCTCGACCCCTTCGAGGTGAGAGTTAAAAACGCCGCTGGCGACGGCTTTAAGACGCCTACGGGCTGGCAACTGGGGCCCTATGGCGGACGCGCGTTGTTGGCCCGCGCCGCCGAGGTCTACCGAGACGTGACTAAGAGGTACCCAAATGCGGGCGTGGGGGTGGCCTTCTTCGCGGAACACGTAAGGGTTGTCCCCGGGGAGAGCTGTCGTATACGCATCGAGGGGTGTAAAGTTAGGGTGGGGCTTGGAGGCATAGGCCCCCACGGGCAGGCCCATAGGACCGCGTTTCAAGTACTCGCCTCTAGGCTTCTCGGCATATCTCAAGAAGATGTGGTGGTGGAGCTGGCGGACACCGAGGCCTCGCCGTGGGGCGTGGGGAGCTTCGGGAGCAGATCTCTGTCGGCCGGAGCGGGCGCTCTATACGACGCGGTCCAGAAGCTCATGGCCAAGACGAGGGAGCTAGGGCTCCAATGGCCGCGCGACATATGTAGAGCCGAGGGCCTAGAGGTTGTGGGCGAATATAAAGGCCAAGACGCCTTCGGCGGCGGCGTACATATAGCAGTGGTGGAGCTGGACCCCGACACCTTAAGGCCCGAGGTGAAGTACTATTATGCGGTCGACAACGTGGGCAATATATTGCTTGAAGACGAGGTGAGGGCCCAAATAGAGGGCGGCATAGCCCAAGGGGTCTCCCAAGTCTTCTTCGAGGAGGCTAAATACGACAGCGAGGGGAACCCGGCCTTTATGACCATCGCAGACACGGGCTTCCCGACTGCGGAGGACCTACGTATAGACCCCCATATAGACTACGTCGTAATTCCGTCGCCTAATCCCGGCGGATTTCTAGGCGTCGGCGAGACCGGGACGACTGGCGGATTGGCGGCCGCCTATATCGCCGTATATAAAGCCATGAGGAAATTGGGCTTAAGCCCGCGCCACAAGACGCCTGCGGTCTGA
- a CDS encoding MFS transporter codes for MRDRMWHVLSVTTLASFLAGLNARLAVVGLPTIAESLKADLEQAFWITQGFMLGSTAVQLVAGRLADLYGRVRLFSFGFILFAVGALLSGLSPSPIAIIASRIVQGAGSAFLMSLSVVILTDNAPKERLGTWLGVNQTAWRAGAIVGLSVSGFVIDLLGWRWLFLGQVPIALASYFWARSRLEEAYRPAEEAVVDWAGFFLFTTAVSALLAGLTLYVYGSHRLLSYALLASVPPLLAGFALYELKAEAPAMDLRIFRNWQYTGGVIAGTLYSVAFGATSILLSLYLQTVRGLSATATGLALLPFEATYMAFGVAGGRLSDRFGFVPVTIAGLAAGSLALYLLGALASSGQAALPAFIAATCLFGVGTGLFSAPNTSSVMSAVEPHRRGVASSVRGVLFNVGFTASLNMAVLSISTAVPFEEASALIAGSASVPADLLGLARGIGRAFWAQAVAMALAIPFSASRRKASHGGRKAAGSRSAS; via the coding sequence GTGAGGGACCGCATGTGGCATGTCCTCTCTGTGACCACCCTGGCCTCTTTCCTCGCTGGCCTTAACGCCAGGCTCGCCGTGGTGGGCCTCCCCACTATAGCGGAGTCCCTCAAGGCCGATTTGGAGCAGGCCTTCTGGATAACGCAAGGCTTCATGTTAGGTAGCACCGCCGTCCAGCTCGTGGCGGGGAGGCTCGCGGACCTCTACGGGAGGGTTAGGCTCTTCAGCTTCGGCTTTATATTGTTCGCCGTGGGTGCCCTCCTCTCGGGCCTCTCGCCGAGCCCCATTGCCATAATAGCCTCTAGGATAGTCCAGGGGGCTGGCTCGGCCTTTTTGATGAGCCTCAGTGTCGTCATACTGACCGACAACGCGCCGAAGGAGCGGCTGGGGACTTGGCTAGGCGTGAACCAAACGGCGTGGAGGGCCGGCGCCATAGTGGGGCTCAGCGTCAGCGGCTTCGTGATAGATCTCTTGGGCTGGCGCTGGCTCTTCTTGGGGCAAGTCCCCATAGCCCTCGCCTCCTACTTCTGGGCCAGGTCGAGGCTGGAGGAGGCCTATAGGCCGGCTGAGGAGGCCGTGGTGGACTGGGCCGGCTTCTTCCTGTTCACTACGGCCGTCTCGGCGCTGTTGGCCGGCCTCACCCTATACGTCTACGGTAGCCATAGGCTCCTTTCCTACGCCCTTCTGGCCTCCGTTCCGCCTCTCCTCGCCGGATTTGCGCTATATGAGCTGAAGGCCGAGGCGCCGGCCATGGACCTTAGGATATTTAGAAACTGGCAGTATACGGGAGGGGTGATCGCCGGCACTCTCTACTCGGTGGCCTTCGGCGCGACATCAATCCTCCTCTCCCTATACCTGCAGACGGTGAGGGGCTTGAGCGCCACCGCCACAGGCCTGGCCCTACTGCCCTTCGAGGCCACCTATATGGCCTTCGGAGTCGCTGGCGGCAGGCTTTCCGACAGGTTCGGCTTCGTCCCGGTCACCATAGCCGGCCTCGCCGCGGGCTCCCTCGCCCTATACCTCCTGGGGGCCCTCGCCTCTTCGGGCCAGGCGGCTCTGCCCGCCTTCATCGCAGCTACCTGCCTCTTCGGAGTCGGCACGGGCCTCTTCAGCGCGCCCAACACGAGCTCCGTCATGTCGGCCGTGGAGCCCCACAGGAGAGGCGTCGCCTCTTCTGTCAGAGGCGTCCTCTTTAACGTCGGCTTTACTGCCAGCCTCAATATGGCCGTCCTCTCCATATCGACGGCCGTGCCCTTCGAGGAGGCCTCGGCTCTAATAGCCGGATCCGCCTCGGTGCCCGCCGACCTGTTAGGCCTCGCCAGGGGGATAGGCAGGGCCTTTTGGGCCCAAGCGGTCGCCATGGCCCTCGCGATCCCCTTCAGCGCATCTAGGCGCAAGGCCAGCCACGGCGGGCGCAAAGCGGCAGGCTCGCGTAGCGCCAGCTGA
- a CDS encoding DsrE/DsrF/DrsH-like family protein, whose protein sequence is MGRVIIMLADNDLARAYHALVIAVSAKALGHEVHLFATGLGALIFSKRPRTRLIGLPWIARLYVEWRLKRLGARPIGELVREALGAGINVYIDEPVAKMLGVEPLEGVKTAGSLTFLALSREADLVLTF, encoded by the coding sequence GTGGGGAGGGTAATAATAATGCTGGCCGACAACGATCTGGCCAGGGCGTACCACGCGTTGGTCATAGCGGTCTCTGCGAAGGCTTTGGGCCATGAGGTGCACCTCTTCGCGACGGGGCTGGGGGCCTTGATATTCTCCAAGAGGCCGAGGACTAGGCTGATAGGACTGCCTTGGATAGCCAGGCTCTATGTGGAGTGGAGGTTGAAGAGGCTGGGGGCTAGGCCCATAGGGGAGCTCGTACGCGAGGCCTTGGGGGCTGGCATCAACGTCTATATCGACGAGCCTGTAGCCAAGATGTTGGGCGTAGAGCCGCTGGAGGGCGTCAAGACCGCCGGCTCTCTGACCTTTCTGGCCTTGAGCAGAGAGGCCGACCTCGTGTTGACCTTCTAG
- a CDS encoding 2-oxoacid:acceptor oxidoreductase subunit alpha, giving the protein MEITIRISGAQGEGIESAGRLTALALARLGYHVFAYRQYASIIKGNPTMFYQIRASDSKIYSHGPWASYDVLIALNKNALAAYETRAKYVIYDSADKPTPQRKGEVPVPLTDYALKAGNKIMRNVVAVGALMGLLGADISVLGELLRREFGEKGEKIAEQNIAAAQMGFDHAVKAAGRVWGFDKAGEPKLLMSGAEALAVGSILAGMKFYVAYPMTPASPIMHFLAEVGPKFGVAVVQAEDEIAAINMAIGASYAGVRAATGTSGGGFDLMHEGFGLAAMIETPVVVFLSQRGGPSTGLPTETEQADLLMALSPSHGEYPHAVIAPYSIEDGLYAAARAFNIAEKYQIPAIVVTDLYFNESLTTVDGIDWSRFKIERGELVTSPVVWEEYKRYKLTESGISPRTIPGVPGGMHIATSDEHDERGDVITDRHLPEVRRAMQDKRMRKMAKLVEEMEGPISFGSGEVVLVTWGSTAMPVLDLLKSRGDLSAVVFRDIYPLNREAAAKALNGGRALIDVELNYSGQLATYLKRELGVEFKRKVLKWWGEPYSVDELSELV; this is encoded by the coding sequence ATGGAGATTACTATCCGCATAAGCGGAGCGCAAGGCGAGGGGATCGAGTCGGCTGGGAGGCTGACTGCCCTCGCGCTCGCGAGGTTGGGCTATCACGTCTTCGCCTATAGGCAATACGCCTCGATAATCAAGGGCAACCCCACTATGTTCTATCAGATAAGGGCGTCCGACAGCAAGATCTACAGCCACGGCCCCTGGGCCTCCTACGACGTCCTCATAGCCCTAAACAAAAACGCCCTCGCCGCATATGAGACCAGGGCTAAATATGTGATATACGACTCAGCGGACAAGCCTACGCCTCAACGCAAAGGCGAGGTGCCGGTGCCTCTGACGGACTATGCGCTTAAGGCCGGAAACAAGATCATGAGGAATGTAGTCGCCGTGGGCGCCTTGATGGGACTCCTCGGCGCAGATATCTCGGTTCTGGGCGAGCTCTTGAGGAGGGAATTCGGCGAGAAGGGCGAAAAGATAGCGGAGCAGAACATCGCCGCGGCCCAGATGGGCTTCGACCACGCCGTGAAGGCCGCAGGGCGCGTCTGGGGCTTCGACAAGGCTGGCGAGCCCAAGCTCTTGATGTCGGGCGCCGAGGCGCTCGCGGTGGGCTCCATATTGGCCGGTATGAAGTTCTACGTGGCCTACCCCATGACTCCAGCCAGCCCCATAATGCACTTCCTCGCCGAAGTGGGGCCCAAATTCGGCGTCGCCGTGGTGCAGGCGGAGGACGAAATAGCGGCCATAAATATGGCCATTGGAGCCTCCTACGCCGGAGTTAGGGCGGCCACCGGCACTTCGGGCGGCGGCTTCGACTTGATGCACGAAGGCTTCGGCCTGGCCGCAATGATAGAGACGCCAGTCGTCGTCTTTCTAAGCCAGAGGGGCGGCCCCAGTACGGGCCTCCCCACGGAGACGGAGCAGGCGGATCTCCTGATGGCGCTGTCGCCGTCCCACGGCGAGTACCCCCACGCGGTCATAGCGCCCTACTCCATTGAGGATGGCCTCTACGCGGCCGCGAGGGCCTTCAACATAGCCGAGAAGTACCAAATACCGGCGATAGTCGTAACCGACCTCTACTTCAACGAGTCTTTGACGACAGTAGACGGAATAGACTGGAGCAGGTTCAAAATAGAGAGGGGCGAGTTGGTCACATCGCCAGTGGTATGGGAGGAATATAAGCGCTACAAGCTGACGGAGAGCGGCATATCGCCCAGAACAATACCCGGCGTCCCCGGCGGGATGCATATAGCTACCAGCGACGAACACGACGAGAGGGGCGACGTCATAACGGACCGCCACCTGCCGGAGGTGAGGAGGGCCATGCAGGACAAGAGGATGAGGAAGATGGCCAAGTTGGTAGAGGAGATGGAGGGCCCCATCTCCTTCGGCTCCGGCGAGGTCGTACTGGTCACTTGGGGCTCTACGGCCATGCCCGTCCTCGACCTATTGAAGTCTAGGGGCGACCTAAGCGCCGTGGTCTTTAGGGACATATATCCGCTCAACAGGGAGGCGGCGGCCAAGGCGCTGAACGGCGGGAGGGCCCTTATAGACGTGGAGCTGAACTACAGCGGCCAGCTCGCGACGTACCTCAAGAGGGAGCTCGGCGTGGAGTTCAAGAGGAAGGTGTTAAAGTGGTGGGGAGAGCCCTACAGCG
- a CDS encoding sulfurtransferase TusA family protein, with the protein MRTYEIKGPCPELGLVLMRLVNEVSIGEEARIVSKWRYVGQDVANTAPYIGLEVLKVADGPEGVEVIVRRKA; encoded by the coding sequence ATGAGGACGTACGAAATCAAGGGGCCTTGCCCCGAGTTGGGGCTAGTCCTCATGAGGCTCGTCAACGAGGTGAGCATCGGCGAGGAGGCGAGGATAGTGAGCAAGTGGCGCTACGTCGGGCAGGACGTGGCGAATACGGCGCCCTACATAGGCCTCGAGGTCTTGAAGGTGGCAGATGGCCCCGAGGGCGTCGAGGTGATAGTTAGGCGGAAGGCCTAG
- a CDS encoding xanthine dehydrogenase family protein subunit M codes for MFPRDFKLYIASTLEEALELKRRGAVPLAGGQSLIPSMKLRIVSPEEVVYLGKLPLRYIRDGGDHIVVGALSTHSDVAKSPLTSRYVPLLAMAAVEIGDVQVRNMGTVGGSLAHADPAADYPAALLALGGHISVRGLTSTRVVPVEEFFKGPYTTALGEDELVVEVSVPKRRGHAAYVKYARTAADFGIASVAVLLDVEGGVVKEARIGVSGVSLKPFRAKAIEEALAGRKPEEAALRRAVEVDPEVEPLSDARADANTRVKLFRAVAYRALREALAKAGVKAGP; via the coding sequence ATGTTTCCTCGTGACTTCAAACTCTATATAGCCTCCACGTTGGAGGAGGCGTTGGAGCTTAAGAGGAGGGGCGCCGTGCCTCTCGCCGGAGGGCAGAGCCTAATACCCTCCATGAAGCTCCGCATAGTTTCGCCTGAAGAGGTGGTATACCTCGGGAAGTTGCCCTTGAGGTATATACGCGACGGAGGGGACCACATAGTCGTGGGCGCCCTCTCGACCCACTCCGACGTGGCCAAATCGCCTCTGACGTCTAGATACGTCCCGCTTCTCGCCATGGCGGCTGTGGAGATAGGAGACGTACAGGTGAGGAATATGGGCACCGTAGGGGGGAGCCTCGCACATGCCGATCCGGCGGCCGACTATCCCGCTGCCCTCTTGGCGCTTGGAGGGCACATCTCCGTGAGGGGCCTCACGTCGACTCGCGTTGTGCCCGTCGAGGAGTTCTTCAAGGGGCCCTACACGACGGCTTTGGGTGAGGACGAGCTCGTCGTCGAGGTGTCGGTGCCTAAGAGGAGGGGCCATGCGGCGTACGTCAAATACGCCAGGACCGCGGCGGACTTCGGGATAGCGTCGGTCGCCGTGCTCCTCGACGTGGAGGGCGGAGTCGTGAAGGAGGCGAGGATAGGCGTGAGCGGAGTCTCCCTCAAGCCCTTTAGGGCGAAGGCGATAGAGGAGGCGCTGGCTGGGAGGAAACCCGAGGAGGCCGCCCTACGGCGCGCGGTGGAGGTAGACCCAGAGGTCGAGCCGCTGTCGGACGCCAGAGCCGACGCCAACACTAGAGTTAAGCTGTTTAGGGCCGTGGCGTATAGGGCCTTGAGGGAGGCCTTAGCCAAAGCGGGGGTCAAGGCGGGGCCATGA
- a CDS encoding (2Fe-2S)-binding protein, translating into MEIRLKVNGRSYVFDVPPRMLLAHLLRDRLGIRSVRIGCDTGHCGACTVLLNGEPVKSCNVFAFMADGGEVVTLEGLNDRLAAALKRAFVEEHALQCGYCTSGMIVSLYGLLKDGRQTSEGEIRRAIRGNLCRCTGYTSIVRAAVRAQRYVSS; encoded by the coding sequence ATGGAAATACGCCTTAAAGTCAACGGGAGGAGTTACGTCTTCGACGTGCCTCCCCGTATGTTGCTGGCCCACCTCCTACGCGATAGGCTCGGCATTAGGAGCGTCAGAATAGGCTGCGATACGGGCCACTGCGGCGCCTGTACGGTCCTGCTCAACGGCGAGCCCGTCAAGAGTTGCAATGTCTTCGCCTTCATGGCCGACGGAGGGGAGGTAGTCACGTTGGAGGGCCTCAACGACAGGCTGGCGGCGGCCCTCAAGAGGGCCTTCGTGGAGGAACACGCGCTTCAATGCGGCTACTGCACCAGCGGCATGATAGTCAGCCTATACGGCCTCTTGAAGGACGGGAGACAGACATCTGAGGGCGAGATAAGGCGGGCCATAAGGGGCAACCTCTGTAGATGTACGGGATATACCAGCATAGTCAGGGCGGCGGTCCGGGCGCAACGCTATGTTTCCTCGTGA